One window of the Desulfovibrio intestinalis genome contains the following:
- the bamA gene encoding outer membrane protein assembly factor BamA, translating to MKKMLRNLLSNILCVTALVCAVQLLPQEAGAAQGPLVLVLPFQVNAGPEMPNAARDVPQIIADQLKQNGMSVVPMNTARQLQQSSGENIDLATARALGRQAGAQLVIYGSFNQLGDGFNMDTRLVPVQQGEAVPAGFERNTLVALGDCASALASRAAEMTKANAAPVAQQADNGPGFVPMGAPAAAKGGLSDVQVRGMNVMDPDTVLMRLTIRKGDTPDAHAINEEVKRIWEMGYFSDVQASLEGNVLVFTVVEKPRIDNIVVEGSKDIKKDDVLAAMGTRSGNVLNEQVLSDDLQKITELYRKEGYYLAKVNYRLEDRQGGRGAVLVINVDEGNKLYVKEVKIDGLKNLSQGDLDKYMALKPRGIFSWLTGSGVLKEEYLERDTNAIAAYGLNEGYVDIQVGAPQVDYRDDGIYVTFTVNEGPRYTIRNVVFAGDVIDSEDKMLEVVQMDDWQKSNKFFSLTVMQEDSKRLTDHYADYGYAFAEVDTKLIKADDGSDQVDVGYLVNKKQKVFIRRLMVEGNTKTRDNVILREMRLGDGDMYEGAKLRRSNERLNRLRYFGAVDMEIIPTGQEDEVDLKVKVKEANTGAIMGGIGYSSYYDVGVSASIMERNLFGRGYWLQLQGFFSWRRTSGTLSFTNPRVYDTDLSFGNDIYYTHDYWDNFTKDTIGDTIRFGYPIGEYTSVGAGYRLERYNLYDVNDNSSPYIRNYKGINWTSAVSGRILRDTTDNKERPTKGTIARLWAEYGGGGLGGTDNFIKSVADWQGFWSFNPQNTVHLRGRVGGVFQNTSDEVPVFERFWVGGMDTIRGYTYSDLSPRDYKYGGEQIGGDRMAVANLEYIWTFQKDLGLALVPFVDSGFNIDSKTMGNEWDRYIVASTGMELRWRSPMGDLRIAYGIPLVQDYDKEMPPGRIEFSMGQFF from the coding sequence ATGAAAAAAATGTTGCGTAATCTTCTGTCTAACATCCTCTGCGTCACCGCTCTGGTTTGCGCTGTACAGCTTTTGCCCCAAGAAGCCGGGGCCGCTCAGGGGCCGCTTGTGCTTGTCCTGCCTTTTCAGGTCAATGCCGGTCCTGAAATGCCCAATGCCGCCCGCGACGTGCCTCAGATCATTGCCGATCAATTAAAGCAAAACGGCATGAGCGTGGTGCCTATGAACACCGCGCGCCAGTTGCAGCAGAGCAGCGGTGAGAACATCGACCTCGCCACCGCGCGCGCGCTGGGCCGTCAGGCAGGTGCGCAGCTTGTCATCTATGGCAGCTTCAACCAGCTTGGCGACGGCTTCAATATGGATACACGCCTCGTTCCTGTGCAGCAGGGCGAAGCGGTGCCCGCAGGCTTTGAACGCAATACTCTGGTTGCCCTCGGCGACTGTGCCAGCGCCCTTGCAAGCCGCGCTGCAGAAATGACGAAGGCCAACGCCGCCCCTGTCGCCCAGCAGGCAGACAATGGTCCGGGCTTTGTGCCCATGGGCGCTCCGGCCGCCGCCAAGGGCGGCTTGTCTGACGTGCAGGTGCGCGGCATGAACGTCATGGACCCGGACACCGTGCTCATGCGCCTGACTATCCGCAAAGGCGACACCCCTGATGCCCACGCCATCAACGAAGAAGTGAAGCGCATCTGGGAAATGGGATATTTCAGCGACGTGCAGGCCAGCCTTGAAGGCAATGTGCTCGTCTTTACTGTTGTGGAAAAACCCCGCATCGACAACATCGTGGTAGAGGGTTCCAAGGACATCAAAAAAGACGACGTTCTTGCAGCTATGGGCACAAGAAGCGGTAACGTGCTTAACGAACAGGTTCTTTCCGACGACCTGCAAAAGATTACCGAGCTCTACCGCAAGGAAGGCTACTATCTCGCCAAGGTCAACTACCGCCTCGAAGACCGCCAGGGCGGCCGTGGTGCCGTGCTCGTCATCAATGTGGACGAAGGCAACAAGCTTTACGTCAAAGAAGTGAAAATTGACGGACTCAAGAACCTGAGCCAGGGCGACCTTGATAAGTACATGGCGCTCAAGCCGCGCGGTATTTTTTCGTGGCTGACCGGCTCCGGCGTTCTCAAGGAAGAATATCTTGAGCGCGATACCAACGCCATCGCCGCCTATGGCCTCAACGAAGGGTATGTTGATATCCAGGTGGGCGCGCCCCAGGTGGATTACCGCGATGACGGCATCTACGTGACCTTTACGGTAAATGAAGGCCCCCGCTACACCATCCGCAACGTGGTCTTTGCGGGCGACGTCATCGACAGCGAAGACAAAATGCTTGAAGTTGTGCAGATGGATGACTGGCAGAAGTCCAACAAGTTCTTCTCCCTCACCGTCATGCAGGAAGACTCCAAGCGCCTGACCGACCACTATGCCGACTACGGCTACGCTTTTGCTGAAGTGGACACCAAGCTGATCAAGGCCGACGACGGCAGCGATCAGGTGGACGTGGGCTATCTCGTCAATAAAAAGCAGAAGGTCTTCATCCGCCGCCTGATGGTTGAAGGCAACACCAAAACACGCGACAACGTGATCCTGCGCGAAATGCGCCTGGGTGACGGCGATATGTATGAAGGCGCCAAACTGCGCCGCTCTAACGAACGCCTGAACCGCCTGCGTTACTTCGGTGCTGTGGATATGGAGATTATCCCCACCGGGCAGGAAGACGAAGTCGACCTCAAGGTTAAGGTCAAGGAAGCCAACACCGGCGCCATCATGGGCGGTATCGGCTACTCCAGCTACTACGACGTGGGCGTCAGCGCCTCGATTATGGAGCGTAACCTCTTTGGCCGTGGTTACTGGTTGCAGCTGCAGGGCTTCTTCTCCTGGCGCCGTACGTCGGGCACCCTGTCCTTCACCAACCCGCGCGTGTACGATACCGACCTTTCTTTCGGCAACGACATCTACTACACGCACGACTACTGGGACAACTTCACCAAGGATACCATTGGTGACACTATCCGCTTTGGCTACCCCATTGGCGAATACACGTCTGTTGGCGCTGGCTACCGCCTGGAACGCTATAATCTCTACGACGTAAACGACAACAGTTCGCCCTACATCAGAAACTACAAAGGCATCAACTGGACAAGCGCCGTTTCAGGCCGCATCCTGCGCGACACTACCGACAACAAGGAACGTCCCACCAAGGGCACAATCGCACGCCTCTGGGCTGAATACGGCGGCGGCGGTCTTGGCGGCACAGACAACTTCATCAAGTCCGTGGCTGACTGGCAAGGTTTCTGGTCATTCAACCCGCAAAACACGGTTCACCTGCGTGGTCGTGTAGGCGGCGTATTCCAGAACACCAGTGATGAGGTACCCGTATTCGAACGCTTCTGGGTTGGCGGTATGGACACCATCCGCGGTTACACCTATTCCGACCTTTCACCACGCGACTACAAGTACGGCGGCGAACAGATCGGCGGCGACCGCATGGCCGTGGCCAACCTTGAATACATCTGGACCTTCCAGAAGGATCTGGGTCTGGCTCTGGTGCCCTTTGTGGACTCCGGTTTCAATATCGACTCCAAAACAATGGGCAATGAATGGGACAGATACATCGTTGCCTCAACTGGTATGGAACTGCGTTGGCGCTC
- a CDS encoding ABC transporter ATP-binding protein: MSALYKFSQVGKVFSAPGETLEILKDISLVVEEGEALAIVGASGSGKSTLLHLMGALDTPSTGAVFFDGQDMAHMTPDQKAAFRNRTLGFVFQFHHLLPEFSAVENVAMPAIIGGERQSVIMTKAREMLERVGLSARMESKISTLSGGERQRVAIARAVLMRPRVLLADEPTGNLDEGTGAQVGTLMNELNRELGMTLVVVTHNRELAAGMGRTLELKAGTLYEKNVA; encoded by the coding sequence ATGTCCGCACTCTATAAATTTTCACAAGTGGGCAAAGTGTTTTCTGCCCCGGGCGAAACTCTTGAGATTCTCAAGGATATCAGCCTGGTTGTAGAAGAAGGTGAAGCTCTGGCCATAGTGGGAGCTTCCGGCTCCGGCAAAAGCACCCTATTGCATCTTATGGGTGCTCTTGATACTCCAAGTACGGGCGCTGTCTTTTTTGACGGGCAGGACATGGCACACATGACGCCCGACCAGAAGGCGGCATTCCGCAATAGAACGCTGGGCTTCGTTTTTCAGTTTCATCATCTCTTGCCGGAATTTTCGGCAGTGGAAAACGTGGCCATGCCGGCCATTATCGGCGGCGAACGCCAGTCCGTCATCATGACCAAGGCCCGCGAAATGCTCGAACGCGTGGGCCTTTCGGCTCGTATGGAAAGCAAGATTTCCACGCTTTCTGGCGGTGAAAGGCAGAGGGTGGCCATTGCCCGCGCAGTGCTGATGCGCCCGCGGGTTCTGCTGGCCGACGAGCCCACCGGCAATCTGGACGAAGGTACCGGAGCGCAGGTGGGCACACTTATGAACGAACTTAACCGCGAACTGGGCATGACCCTGGTGGTCGTGACGCACAATCGAGAGCTGGCCGCAGGTATGGGCCGCACTCTGGAACTGAAAGCGGGGACACTGTATGAAAAAAATGTTGCGTAA
- a CDS encoding lipoprotein-releasing ABC transporter permease subunit has translation MSFELFVALRYLFSRRKQTFIYIISLMSILGVALGVGALVVVLGVYNGLTTDMRDKILGANAHAIVMSYLPSAFENDDGLLDRVRAVKGVTGATPFIYTEVMLSAGNGVKGVVLRGIDPESGPHVLSMLRQMRTGSAADLQKEGTPGLIIGEELAKRLGLAEGSRVNLLSPSGQKTASGYAPRIRPFEVVGIFKTGMFEYDSSLAFVSLGAARDVLGLPEKYLSGVELTVDDLFKADQTSTRVATELGSPFYVRSWMEMNANLFAALKLEKIGMFILLTMVVLIGSFSIVTTLVMLVMEKTRDIAIMMSMGATRGMIRRIFMLQGSIIGVVGTLLGYAFGLSLGWLLKRYQFIKLPENVYTLDHLPISITVTDVLIVGASAMLLCFLATLYPARQAARLEPAEALRYE, from the coding sequence ATGTCGTTCGAACTATTCGTAGCCTTGCGCTACCTCTTTTCAAGGCGTAAACAGACCTTCATCTATATAATATCTCTTATGTCTATTCTGGGCGTGGCCCTGGGCGTAGGGGCGCTAGTGGTTGTGCTTGGCGTGTATAACGGTCTTACGACCGATATGCGCGACAAGATTTTGGGAGCCAATGCCCACGCCATCGTCATGTCCTACCTGCCTTCGGCCTTTGAGAACGATGACGGGCTGCTGGATCGTGTACGCGCTGTCAAAGGTGTCACCGGGGCAACCCCCTTTATCTACACAGAAGTGATGCTGTCTGCTGGCAACGGCGTTAAAGGCGTTGTTTTGCGGGGCATTGACCCGGAATCCGGGCCTCATGTGCTTTCCATGCTGCGCCAGATGCGCACGGGTTCTGCCGCAGACCTGCAAAAAGAAGGAACCCCCGGCCTCATCATTGGTGAAGAGCTGGCCAAAAGGCTGGGCCTTGCCGAAGGCAGCCGCGTGAACCTGCTTTCGCCCTCCGGGCAAAAAACAGCTTCGGGCTACGCGCCGCGCATTCGCCCCTTTGAAGTGGTGGGCATATTCAAAACAGGCATGTTTGAGTACGATTCGTCGCTGGCCTTCGTAAGCCTGGGCGCAGCCCGCGATGTTCTGGGCCTGCCGGAAAAATATCTGTCTGGCGTGGAACTCACCGTTGACGATCTTTTCAAGGCAGACCAAACTTCCACACGCGTCGCTACCGAGCTTGGCTCGCCCTTTTATGTGCGCTCGTGGATGGAAATGAACGCCAATCTTTTTGCAGCCCTCAAGCTGGAAAAAATCGGAATGTTCATCTTGTTGACAATGGTGGTACTTATAGGTTCATTTTCCATCGTGACGACCCTTGTCATGCTGGTAATGGAAAAAACGCGCGACATCGCCATCATGATGTCAATGGGCGCTACCCGCGGCATGATACGCCGTATTTTCATGCTTCAAGGCAGTATCATTGGCGTTGTGGGAACCTTGCTTGGGTATGCTTTTGGACTTTCACTAGGCTGGCTGCTCAAGCGCTACCAGTTTATCAAGCTGCCTGAAAACGTGTATACGCTTGACCATCTGCCCATCAGCATCACTGTCACCGACGTGCTTATTGTCGGGGCCAGTGCCATGCTGCTGTGCTTTTTGGCCACCCTTTACCCGGCGCGTCAGGCCGCCCGCCTTGAACCGGCGGAAGCTCTGCGCTACGAGTAG
- the lysS gene encoding lysine--tRNA ligase: MLESFAAREGLNEVVKNRVVKSCDLLDAGVPLFPNDFRKEHSISWVLDKFGELEGEALENQEDVVALAGRIVSLRSFGKVAFFHIMDQTGRVQCYATREHLDEETHSLVKKLDIGDIVGVSGHLFRTKTGELTIACRKIKLITRSLRPLPEKYHGLKDMETRYRQRYVDLIVTPRAREIFLKRSLIVREFRRFMEDRGFMEVETPMMQPLAGGATARPFKTHHNALDIGLFMRIAPELYLKRLLVGGFEKVFELNRNFRNEGIDTRHNPEFTMCEFYWAYATFEDLMDLTEELFAHLAQSACGTTVVPYQGEMIDLTPGKWTRMSFYDSLTIIGGHQPEFYNDYTRVQNYIRQRGEKAADSESLQKLHAKLFDLDVEGKLIQPHFIYHYPTEISPLSRRNDQNPGLTDRFELFITGRELSNAFSELNDPVDQRLRFEDQVREKEAGDDEAHSMDEDYLRALEYGMPPAAGQGVGIDRLVMLLTDCASIREVILFPLLRPEV, encoded by the coding sequence ATGTTGGAAAGCTTCGCCGCCCGTGAAGGGCTTAATGAAGTTGTGAAAAACCGTGTGGTCAAATCATGCGACCTGCTGGATGCGGGCGTGCCCCTCTTTCCCAATGACTTTCGAAAAGAGCACTCCATCTCCTGGGTACTGGACAAGTTCGGCGAGCTGGAAGGCGAAGCCCTCGAAAACCAGGAAGACGTTGTCGCCCTTGCCGGGCGTATCGTTTCACTGCGCTCTTTCGGCAAGGTGGCCTTCTTTCATATTATGGATCAGACGGGCCGTGTTCAGTGTTACGCCACCCGCGAACATCTGGACGAAGAAACGCACTCTCTGGTGAAAAAACTGGATATCGGCGACATCGTCGGCGTTTCCGGCCATTTGTTCCGCACCAAAACAGGCGAACTGACCATTGCCTGCCGCAAAATCAAGCTTATCACGCGCTCACTGCGTCCCCTGCCCGAAAAATACCACGGGCTCAAGGATATGGAAACGCGTTACCGCCAGCGCTATGTTGACCTTATCGTCACGCCACGCGCCCGCGAAATATTTTTAAAGCGCAGCCTTATCGTGCGCGAATTCCGCCGTTTTATGGAAGACCGTGGCTTCATGGAAGTGGAAACCCCCATGATGCAGCCCCTGGCTGGCGGCGCTACGGCCCGTCCGTTCAAAACGCACCACAACGCTCTGGACATCGGCCTCTTCATGCGCATCGCGCCGGAGCTGTATCTCAAGCGCTTGCTGGTGGGCGGTTTTGAAAAGGTTTTTGAGCTCAACCGCAACTTCCGTAACGAGGGCATCGACACAAGGCACAACCCCGAGTTCACCATGTGTGAATTTTACTGGGCCTACGCCACGTTTGAAGACCTCATGGATCTTACTGAAGAACTTTTTGCCCACCTTGCCCAAAGCGCGTGCGGCACGACTGTGGTCCCCTACCAGGGCGAGATGATCGACCTCACGCCCGGCAAGTGGACCCGCATGAGCTTCTACGATTCCCTCACCATTATTGGCGGGCATCAGCCGGAATTTTATAATGACTACACCCGCGTGCAGAACTACATTCGCCAGCGTGGCGAAAAGGCCGCTGACAGCGAAAGCCTGCAAAAGCTGCACGCCAAACTTTTTGACCTTGATGTTGAAGGCAAGCTGATTCAGCCGCACTTTATCTACCATTACCCCACGGAAATTTCGCCGCTGTCGCGCCGCAACGACCAGAATCCCGGCCTGACAGACCGCTTTGAGCTTTTCATCACCGGGCGCGAACTGTCCAACGCCTTCTCCGAACTCAACGACCCTGTTGACCAGCGCCTGCGCTTCGAAGATCAGGTGCGTGAAAAAGAAGCTGGCGACGATGAAGCGCACAGCATGGACGAAGATTACCTGCGCGCTCTTGAATACGGCATGCCCCCGGCTGCCGGACAGGGCGTGGGCATTGACCGTCTGGTCATGCTGCTGACGGACTGTGCCTCCATCCGCGAGGTCATCCTCTTCCCCCTGCTGCGGCCAGAAGTTTAA